GATTCATATACAGGCGAAATCCGCCCCCTATGTACCCGTCGGCGATCCGGGAGGCTGATTACCTAGTCCCTCGCCACGGTCAACGTCATCCGCTGGCCCTGGACCACTCTGACCTCCGCGCCCGCGGGTATCGCGGGAGCACCGGGCTCGGTGCGGGCGCGCCACAGCTCGCCGTTCACGTAGACGTACCCGGCAGGGTCCAAGGTGTCCCGTGCCACCCCGCGCAGGCCCACGAGCTGGGCGGCGCCGGCGGCTTCCAGTTGGTAGGCCTTGCGCAGGAACGGGTAGCAGACCACGTCCTTCACCACCACCACGCCCACGATGGTGAGCGCCGCCCACATGGGCAGGCCCAGCCACGCGTGCAGGACGGTCACGAGCGCGCCGGCCAGGAGCCAGCCGGGAATCTGGAAGAGGTAGTAGCGGGTGACGGTCCGCACCGGCGGGGTGTCTCGTTGGTCGGAGGGTCTGTCCGGGCAGTCGGGAAGGGTCGCGTGAGTCGCGGCGATTCGACGGCCCGGACAGGTGTACGGCGCTACATGGCGCCGGCGAAGAGCCGCAGGGTCTCGCCGCGGTCGGCGTCGCCCACGTTGTAGGGAATGATCGCCACCTGGTTGATGGCGCTTTGCTTCAGCTCCGCGACCTTGGTGTTGCACTCGTCAGGGGTGCCGGCGACGGCGAACTTGTCCACCAGCCAGTCGGGGATTACGCGGGCCTGGGCGGCGAGCGGGTTCATGTGCTGGTAGTAGTTGTAGGCCTCGTGGATGTCGTCCAGGACCTTCTGCTCGTCCTCGTTGAGGGTAAACGGCAGCGGGTGGGCGATGACCCGGGCGACGTGGGCCTTGACCGCGTCCTTTGCCCCGGGCTTCTCGGAAACGGCGCACGGGACCCACAGCACCAAGTCGATGTCGGAGAGCTTGCGGCCCGCGGACTCGGCGCCGGCGGCGATGCGTTCCACGGCTCTCTCGATGGCACCGGAATCCACGCCCACCAGGATGATCACGCCGTCGGCGATGCGCCCCGACAACTCCAGCATCTTGGGCCCGCTGGCGGCCGCGTAGAACGGGATCTTCCGGTTCTGGGCGAAGTTGAGGTGTATTTTGCTGCCGCTCTCCAGCTCGGCTTCGCCTCCCTCGATGACGGCCCGCATCTGCGCCACCGCCGCCTCGAAGTCCGCCAGCCGCGCCTGCTTGCGGCCCATGGTCTCCAGCGAGCTGTCGCCGAGTCCGATGCCCACGGCGAACCGCCCCGGCGCCATCTCGTCCAGGGTCGCGTAGCCGCTGGCCAGCACCGAGGGGTGCCGCGTCACGGGGTTGGTGACGCCGGTGCCGATGATCACCCTCGACGTGTTGAGGGCCACCGCGGCCATG
This genomic window from Deltaproteobacteria bacterium contains:
- a CDS encoding NfeD family protein; translated protein: MRTVTRYYLFQIPGWLLAGALVTVLHAWLGLPMWAALTIVGVVVVKDVVCYPFLRKAYQLEAAGAAQLVGLRGVARDTLDPAGYVYVNGELWRARTEPGAPAIPAGAEVRVVQGQRMTLTVARD
- a CDS encoding LLM class flavin-dependent oxidoreductase, with translation MSRIIQLSKQAEELGYSHIWVGDSHLIWREAFVNMAAVALNTSRVIIGTGVTNPVTRHPSVLASGYATLDEMAPGRFAVGIGLGDSSLETMGRKQARLADFEAAVAQMRAVIEGGEAELESGSKIHLNFAQNRKIPFYAAASGPKMLELSGRIADGVIILVGVDSGAIERAVERIAAGAESAGRKLSDIDLVLWVPCAVSEKPGAKDAVKAHVARVIAHPLPFTLNEDEQKVLDDIHEAYNYYQHMNPLAAQARVIPDWLVDKFAVAGTPDECNTKVAELKQSAINQVAIIPYNVGDADRGETLRLFAGAM